A genomic window from Lycium barbarum isolate Lr01 chromosome 4, ASM1917538v2, whole genome shotgun sequence includes:
- the LOC132635311 gene encoding transcription factor MYB74-like, translated as MGRYPCCNVDEDLKKGPWTPDEDEKLMDYITKHGHTNWQLIPKKAGLNRCGKSCRLRWTNYLRPDIKRGAFSIEEEETIINLHSLLGNKWSRIAAHLPGRTDNEIKNFYNTHLRKKLLKLGIDPRTHKPISDLNLLLNLSHQFTSNHNNHHLMNNPLVSALRLQAQVTEMTKIQHLLQGLFAPITNFQENFATSSSHFIPPSEGVVNVCTNTQFLDSLPVDCGTIPKLDNSTSCISNCSELSYHQGEFNSNIKVDNFEGLSSSSKRQTDYNSLEADAHVINQDYEPNTFSQLNDNIAALEKNHEGDDDYNSSFWNEIFQ; from the exons ATGGGGAGGTACCCATGCTGCAACGTTGATGAAGATCTAAAGAAGGGGCCATGGACACCAGATGAAGATGAGAAATTGATGGATTATATTACTAAACATGGCCATACAAATTGGCAATTGATTCCAAAAAAAGCAGGTTTAAACAGATGTGGAAAGAGTTGCAGATTAAGGTGGACTAATTATCTCAGGCCTGATATTAAAAGAGGAGCATTCTccattgaagaagaagaaaccaTCATCAACCTACATTCTCTTCTTGGAAACAA GTGGTCAAGAATTGCAGCTCATCTTCCAGGAAGAACCGACAATGAGATCAAAAATTTCTATAATACTCATCTGCGTAAAAAACTGCTCAAATTAGGAATTGACCCCAGAACTCACAAACCAATATCTGACCTCAATTTGCTATTAAATCTTTCTCATCAGTTCACTTCTAACCATAATAATCATCATCTGATGAATAATCCCTTAGTGTCTGCTCTTAGATTACAAGCACAAGTTACAGAAATGACCAAAATTCAACATCTTTTACAAGGCCTTTTTGCACCCATAACCAATTTTCAAGAAAATTTTGCAACAAGTTCAAGTCATTTTATCCCTCCATCTGAGGGAGTTGTAAATGTTTGTACCAATACCCAATTCTTGGATTCTTTGCCAGTAGATTGTGGTACAATTCCAAAATTGGATAATTCTACTTCTTGCATTTCAAATTGCTCAGAATTATCCTATCATCAGGGTGAATTTAACTCAAATATTAAGGTAGATAATTTCGAAGGACTAAGCAGCAGTTCAAAGAGACAGACAGATTATAATTCGCTTGAAGCTGATGCTCATGTAATTAATCAAGATTATGAACCTAATACATTCTCGCAACTTAATGATAATATTGCAGCACTGGAGAAAAATCATGAGGGTGATGATGATTACAACAGTTCCTTCTGGAATGAAATTTTCCAATGA